The Streptomyces sp. NBC_00224 genome has a window encoding:
- a CDS encoding glycoside hydrolase family 1 protein: protein MSDSTPDSLPASAPVPASDSVSASGSGSGSAPEDFPPDFLWGAATSAYQIEGAVAEGGRTPSIWDTFCRTPGKVSGGDTGDVTVDHYHRWRDDIRLMADLNLDTYRFSVSWSRVQPTGRGPAVQRGLDFYRALVDGLLEQGIQPSLTLYHWDLPQELESAGGWPERDTAHRFADYAGLVAEALGDRVDMWTTLNEPWCSAFLGYGSGVHAPGRTDPVAALRAAHHLNLGHGLAARALRATLPKAARLAISLNPSAVRARTQSPADLDARRRIDALANRVFTGPMFKGAYDDDLLRDTARLTDWSFVHDGDLGLIKHPLDLLGINYYTPSVVSAATDNHPGDGPDLREPRPDGHGESAHSPWPGAGSVQFHQPPGELTAMDWSIDPTGLYDLLMRYTREAPGVPLMITENGAAYDDKPAPDGSVHDPDRIRYLHGHLAAVRRAMRDGADVRGYFLWSLLDNFEWAYGYGKRFGAVYVDYETQTRTPKSSARWYGELARTGVLPEVLPEVDPDA from the coding sequence ATGTCCGACTCCACGCCTGACTCCTTGCCCGCATCCGCGCCCGTGCCCGCATCCGACTCCGTGTCCGCATCCGGCTCCGGCTCCGGCTCCGCGCCCGAGGACTTCCCGCCCGACTTCCTCTGGGGCGCCGCCACCTCCGCGTACCAGATCGAGGGCGCGGTCGCCGAGGGCGGCCGCACCCCGTCCATCTGGGACACCTTCTGCCGTACGCCGGGGAAGGTGTCCGGCGGGGACACCGGCGACGTCACCGTCGACCACTACCACCGCTGGCGGGACGACATCCGGCTGATGGCGGACCTGAACCTCGACACGTACCGCTTCTCCGTGTCCTGGTCACGGGTGCAGCCGACCGGGCGCGGCCCCGCCGTCCAGCGCGGGCTCGACTTCTACCGCGCGCTGGTGGACGGGCTCCTGGAGCAGGGCATCCAGCCCTCCCTCACGCTCTACCACTGGGATCTGCCACAGGAGTTGGAGTCCGCGGGCGGCTGGCCCGAGCGGGACACCGCCCACCGGTTCGCGGACTACGCGGGGCTCGTCGCCGAGGCGCTCGGCGACCGGGTGGATATGTGGACCACCCTCAACGAGCCCTGGTGCAGCGCCTTTCTCGGGTACGGATCGGGCGTCCACGCGCCCGGCCGCACCGATCCGGTGGCCGCGCTGCGGGCCGCGCACCACCTCAACCTGGGCCACGGGCTCGCCGCCCGGGCCCTGCGCGCCACGCTGCCGAAGGCCGCCAGGCTGGCGATCAGCCTCAACCCGAGCGCGGTCAGGGCCCGCACCCAGTCGCCCGCCGACCTGGACGCGCGCCGCCGCATCGACGCGCTGGCCAACCGGGTGTTCACGGGGCCGATGTTCAAGGGTGCGTACGACGACGATCTGCTGCGGGACACCGCGCGGCTCACCGACTGGTCGTTCGTCCACGACGGCGATCTCGGCCTCATCAAGCACCCCCTCGATCTGCTGGGCATCAACTACTACACACCCTCAGTTGTATCGGCCGCCACTGACAATCACCCCGGCGACGGCCCTGACCTGCGAGAACCCCGGCCCGACGGCCACGGCGAGAGCGCACACTCGCCGTGGCCGGGCGCCGGTTCCGTCCAGTTCCACCAGCCGCCGGGCGAGCTGACGGCGATGGACTGGTCGATCGACCCGACCGGCCTCTACGACCTGCTGATGCGCTACACCCGGGAGGCGCCGGGCGTACCCCTGATGATCACGGAGAACGGGGCCGCGTACGACGACAAGCCCGCCCCGGACGGCTCGGTGCACGACCCGGACCGCATCCGCTATCTGCACGGCCACCTGGCGGCGGTGCGGCGGGCGATGCGGGACGGGGCGGACGTACGCGGGTACTTCCTGTGGTCGCTGCTCGACAACTTCGAGTGGGCGTACGGCTACGGCAAGCGGTTCGGGGCGGTGTACGTCGACTACGAGACGCAGACCCGCACACCCAAGTCGAGCGCCCGCTGGTACGGGGAGCTGGCGCGGACGGGGGTGCTGCCGGAGGTGCTGCCGGAGGTGGACCCTGACGCGTGA
- a CDS encoding cellulose binding domain-containing protein, whose amino-acid sequence MTRTHRRRASGKTKAIGAVVAAAVIGGAAFALTGTAQAASVGAAYTKTSSWGGGYTGQYVVTNDSGKALADWTLEFDLPAGTKLSSLWNGEQSVKGQHVTVKPAAWDKNGLAAGASVTVGFVTNSTGTAGDPTGCLINQEKCSVDTGATPAPSGRPTTAPTPTSKPTPTATATPTSKPTPTPTQSQTTTPQPPTTGTTTRFAPYIDTSLYPAYDLVDTATKTGVKEFHLAFITSGGGCNPLWGGVSDLNSDAVAAQIGALRAKGGDVRVSFGGASGSELGLVCKSTAELAAAYGKVIDAYKLTKVDFDIEGAALPDTAANTRRAQAIAQLQKSHPGLDVAFTLPVMPEGLTQPGVDLVADAKKNGAAVSAVNIMAMDYGPAYSGDMGAYAIQAATATQAQIKGVLGLSDAAAWKAVAVTPMIGVNDVNTETYLVDDATQLVDFAKSKGLGRLAMWSGARDKQCAGGAKNSADPTCSSIVQEPLAFTKAFAAFK is encoded by the coding sequence ATGACCCGCACTCACCGCCGCCGAGCGAGCGGCAAGACGAAGGCGATCGGCGCCGTGGTCGCCGCGGCCGTCATCGGCGGCGCGGCCTTCGCGCTCACCGGCACCGCCCAGGCCGCCTCCGTCGGCGCCGCGTACACGAAGACCAGCAGCTGGGGCGGCGGCTACACCGGCCAGTACGTCGTCACCAACGACAGTGGCAAGGCGCTCGCCGACTGGACCTTGGAGTTCGACCTCCCGGCCGGGACGAAGCTGTCCTCCCTCTGGAACGGCGAGCAGAGCGTCAAGGGTCAGCATGTCACCGTGAAGCCCGCCGCCTGGGACAAGAACGGACTCGCCGCCGGCGCATCCGTCACCGTCGGCTTCGTCACCAACTCCACCGGCACCGCGGGCGACCCCACCGGCTGTCTCATCAACCAGGAGAAGTGCTCGGTCGACACCGGCGCGACCCCCGCCCCGAGCGGCCGCCCGACCACCGCGCCGACCCCCACGAGCAAGCCGACCCCGACCGCCACGGCGACCCCCACCTCCAAGCCCACCCCCACCCCCACCCAGAGCCAGACCACCACCCCCCAGCCCCCCACCACCGGCACCACCACCCGCTTCGCCCCGTACATCGACACCTCGCTCTACCCCGCGTACGACCTCGTCGACACGGCCACCAAGACCGGCGTGAAGGAGTTCCACCTCGCCTTCATCACGTCCGGTGGCGGCTGCAACCCGCTCTGGGGCGGTGTCAGCGATCTGAACAGCGACGCCGTCGCCGCGCAGATAGGCGCCCTGCGCGCCAAGGGCGGCGACGTACGCGTCTCGTTCGGCGGCGCGTCCGGCTCCGAACTCGGCCTCGTCTGCAAGAGCACCGCCGAGCTCGCGGCCGCGTACGGCAAGGTCATCGACGCGTACAAGCTCACCAAGGTCGACTTCGACATCGAGGGCGCGGCCCTGCCGGACACCGCCGCCAACACCCGCCGCGCACAGGCCATCGCGCAGCTCCAGAAGTCCCACCCGGGCCTCGACGTGGCGTTCACGCTGCCGGTGATGCCGGAGGGTCTCACCCAGCCCGGCGTCGACCTCGTCGCCGACGCCAAGAAGAACGGCGCCGCCGTCTCGGCCGTCAACATCATGGCGATGGACTACGGCCCGGCGTACAGCGGCGACATGGGCGCGTACGCCATCCAGGCCGCGACCGCCACCCAGGCCCAGATCAAGGGCGTCCTCGGGCTCTCCGACGCCGCCGCCTGGAAGGCCGTGGCCGTCACCCCGATGATCGGCGTCAACGACGTCAACACCGAGACGTATCTGGTCGACGACGCCACCCAGCTGGTGGACTTCGCCAAGTCCAAGGGTCTGGGCCGGCTCGCCATGTGGTCCGGCGCCCGGGACAAGCAGTGCGCGGGCGGCGCGAAGAACTCCGCCGACCCGACCTGCTCCTCGATCGTCCAGGAGCCGCTGGCCTTCACGAAGGCTTTCGCCGCCTTCAAGTAG